A single genomic interval of Rosistilla ulvae harbors:
- a CDS encoding NAD-dependent epimerase codes for MKYLITGAAGFIGFHLSQYLLARDHSVVGIDNLNDYYSVDLKNSRLSQLKSHPNFEFQQISLEDTGPMTELFQSHQFDRVVNLAAQAGVRYSIENPAAYIQSNINGFLNILEGCRHTQVPHLTYASSSSVYGANTKMPFSVHHNVDHPVSLYAATKKSNELMAHTYSHLYGLPTTGLRFFTVYGPWGRPDMALFLFTKAILEGRPINVFNHGRMQRDFTYIDDIVEGVARTADQIAAPNPDWSSDKPDPGTSKAPYRIYNIGNNNPVELNQFIGAIETALGRTAEKNFMDMQPGDVPATYADVQALVDAVGFQPKTSIETGIGRFVDWYREYYQVG; via the coding sequence ATGAAGTATTTAATCACCGGAGCCGCAGGCTTTATCGGTTTCCATCTCTCCCAATATCTACTGGCCCGCGATCACAGCGTCGTCGGCATCGATAACCTGAACGACTACTACTCGGTCGATCTCAAAAACAGCCGGCTGTCGCAACTCAAAAGCCACCCCAATTTTGAGTTCCAACAGATCAGCCTGGAAGATACGGGTCCGATGACGGAACTGTTCCAGTCGCATCAGTTTGATCGCGTCGTGAACCTCGCCGCGCAAGCCGGTGTTCGCTATTCGATCGAAAATCCTGCGGCTTATATCCAAAGCAACATCAACGGATTTCTAAACATCCTGGAAGGTTGCCGGCACACACAAGTTCCACATCTGACGTACGCCAGCAGCAGTAGCGTCTACGGCGCCAACACCAAGATGCCGTTTTCGGTTCATCACAATGTCGACCATCCGGTCAGCTTGTATGCGGCTACCAAAAAGTCGAATGAACTGATGGCTCACACCTACAGCCATCTCTACGGTCTACCGACCACGGGGCTACGGTTCTTCACCGTCTACGGCCCCTGGGGACGCCCCGACATGGCGCTGTTCCTGTTCACCAAAGCGATCCTCGAAGGCCGCCCGATCAACGTCTTCAACCACGGTCGGATGCAGCGCGACTTCACCTACATCGATGACATCGTCGAAGGAGTCGCCCGAACAGCCGACCAGATCGCGGCTCCCAATCCCGATTGGTCCAGCGACAAACCCGATCCCGGAACCAGCAAAGCTCCCTATCGGATCTACAACATCGGCAACAACAATCCGGTGGAATTGAACCAGTTCATCGGCGCGATCGAAACCGCGCTGGGGCGGACCGCGGAAAAGAACTTTATGGACATGCAACCGGGCGACGTCCCGGCGACCTATGCCGACGTGCAAGCCCTCGTCGATGCTGTCGGATTCCAACCGAAGACGTCGATCGAAACCGGTATTGGCCGCTTCGTCGATTGGTATCGCGAGTACTACCAAGTCGGCTAA
- a CDS encoding type I polyketide synthase, which produces MLPTDIFVVTQPRLASIDLAIAACRAGAIGTLDLVGNGDSTATSINRMVRFTNNPFAARIDHNTKSRHIELLVQHASQLDAVILAGEFTPQLVSTLRSLLGNDVRLLAEITRSETLQEAIGLPLDGVILKGNEAGGWVASETTFLLLQRWARLDDATRQRLPAYAQGGIGPHTAAACEAAGARGVVIDSQVLLAQASPLSPAAATWVRSYDGSQTHLLGEALGRCFRFAAPPSAGLVQQLRELELNLLAKQEAAPDQSLAQAWIDGVEQAVAANDDPRVLIAGQDLAFAAGLAQRCVDVRGTVTAIIDQSRENIQAAAEVNPLDADGPLAASHGIGLPIVQGPMTRVSDTAEFAEAVASEGGLPLIALALMRGPEASKILAATRAKLGDRGWGAGLLGFLPPEIRNEQIAAIREHRPPVALIAGGRPDQAKELEAIDIPTYLHAPSPGLLEMFLRDGARRFVFEGRECGGHVGPRSSFVLWESLLVVLEAFAKKNPREVAKLHLLFAGGIHDGLSAAMATSVAGRLSQLGAKVGVLMGSAYLFTKEAVEAGAIVPRFQEEAIRSHDTVLLETGPGHAIRCIRTPYRDLFDRERRRLAGEGKTADEITRELEWMNIGRLRVASKGIERSTPSDGGKSKLENVSSDKQYERGMYMVGQVAALRDSVTTIGQLHADVSQTGTQRLQQAAANLNVAPKPSFTDSVDAPPPCDIAIVGMSAMYPGGNELAQYWENILNKHYAVTEVPRDSHWDWTLFYDPDPRAPDKIVSKWGGFLTDQVFNPFEYGITPRSIASIEPLQLLLLESMKRTLSDGGYDRRPFNRETACAVLGIGGGGSPMGVMYGIRSSLPIIETAPELPIGGQAIYDAVKNHLPEWTEDSFPGILMNVAVGRVANRFNLGGSNYALDAACASSLAAVHACIRELQLGTTDVAFAMGADTVQTPYAFMAFSKTHALSPQGRCRPFDAEADGIVLSEGLGIVMLKRLADAERDGDKIYAVIRGIGSSSDGKDKGLTAPNATGQIRALRRAYEQARVEPSSIGLVEAHGTGTVVGDRTEATSVATVLDESGARRQSVAIGSVKSMIGHSKCAAGVAGLIKAAMALHTKTLPPTLVETPSPAIDFPNTGLYLNTETRPWINGEDHPRRAGVSAFGFGGTNVHLVLEEYTEDFANPPEVARDHWPAELLVWRAANPAALRTELTRIHAWLAAGAMPELPELAASLADAFEKTTASGCVAAIVAKDLGQLTDHLAIAIEKCEATPLAISDPRGIYLAEIEPETAGKVALLFPGQGAQYPDMLAELLLAFPAAHAAVDHAAAVYDEHFAGRFAQLIYPPSPFSDADRDANRKALADTAVAQPALAATSWAALQVIDALGIRADVVGGHSFGELVAVAAAEALTYDDLLSLAAARGDAMRSAAQPQPDGGFAGAMAAVSADAATIQKELSAAGLAEAITIANDNSPQQIVISGPTAAVDSAIEKLTAAGMRVVKLDVSCAFHSPQVAAAGTEFAEKLDSLAWKAPQRTVYSNTTAAKHPAAPAEMLATLKSHLASPVRFRQQVAAMYADGVRTFIEVGPGSALTGLVGQTLQGQPHTAVSIDRRGRDSLTQLVHTLGRLITAGVDGIRPSALFAARAPQRIDLRKLNSQIGHPDYPKNAWMVNGMRNRPINEPEKHYLGQRHPDADKPRPAATGNGQPAKQEPAAKPSAAAATAKPIAAAAELQKPQQVPTHKPRETKPLPPAASAAPQRPQKPTAPTPVVPSDQNTMQLTSSATNRLPQETNGSAQAPAAAYHDEATAVMLGYQQLMRQFLQTQRDVMVTYLQGEAPEADNGMLPQAAQPQIAQRPQPTYAAISHNGENGHAAKPAPAIPAAAPVAAAPPAAVAPAPAPAPAAAPEPTPAAPAPAAATPAVAEPAAAAPTDNGQAAPASIQQAEEALLELVADRTGYPVDMLDMEADLEGDLGIDSIKRVEILGNLAEVLQLAGDGEDLEDTLELEKLTTLRTLRGIVDYLDEAIFSDDAKKKVTS; this is translated from the coding sequence ATGCTCCCGACCGATATTTTTGTCGTCACCCAGCCTCGTCTCGCTTCGATCGACCTCGCTATCGCCGCCTGCCGCGCGGGCGCGATCGGCACCCTCGACCTCGTCGGCAACGGAGATTCGACAGCGACTTCCATCAACCGCATGGTTCGCTTCACGAACAACCCCTTCGCCGCGCGAATCGACCACAACACTAAATCGCGTCACATCGAACTTTTGGTTCAACACGCTTCGCAGCTCGATGCGGTGATCTTGGCAGGTGAATTCACGCCCCAACTGGTTTCGACACTACGCAGCCTGCTCGGCAACGACGTTCGATTGTTGGCAGAGATCACGCGCAGCGAGACCCTTCAAGAAGCGATCGGCCTGCCGCTTGATGGCGTGATCCTCAAGGGGAACGAAGCGGGCGGCTGGGTCGCCAGCGAAACCACCTTCTTGCTGCTGCAGCGTTGGGCCCGATTGGACGACGCGACTCGCCAGCGTCTGCCCGCCTACGCTCAAGGTGGAATCGGCCCACACACCGCCGCCGCTTGCGAAGCGGCCGGCGCTCGCGGCGTCGTCATCGATTCTCAGGTCCTCTTGGCCCAAGCATCGCCACTCTCCCCCGCAGCCGCCACCTGGGTCCGATCCTATGACGGCAGCCAGACTCATTTGTTGGGCGAAGCGTTGGGGCGATGCTTCCGATTTGCCGCGCCGCCAAGCGCGGGACTCGTACAACAACTGCGCGAACTCGAACTGAACCTGTTGGCCAAACAGGAAGCCGCCCCCGACCAATCGCTTGCACAAGCCTGGATCGACGGCGTCGAACAAGCAGTCGCGGCAAACGATGACCCGCGCGTCTTGATCGCCGGCCAAGACCTCGCCTTTGCCGCGGGACTGGCCCAGCGCTGCGTCGACGTTCGCGGCACCGTCACCGCCATCATCGATCAATCGCGCGAGAACATCCAAGCGGCAGCCGAAGTGAATCCGTTAGACGCCGACGGACCGCTCGCCGCCAGCCACGGCATCGGGTTGCCAATCGTTCAGGGCCCGATGACGCGAGTCAGCGACACGGCGGAGTTTGCCGAAGCGGTCGCCAGCGAAGGAGGCCTGCCGCTGATCGCGCTGGCCCTGATGCGCGGCCCCGAAGCCTCCAAAATCCTGGCAGCCACGCGAGCCAAGCTGGGCGATCGCGGTTGGGGTGCGGGCCTGCTGGGCTTCTTGCCGCCCGAGATCCGCAACGAACAGATCGCTGCGATTCGAGAGCACCGACCACCGGTTGCCCTGATCGCAGGCGGGCGTCCCGACCAAGCCAAAGAACTCGAAGCGATCGACATCCCGACCTACCTGCACGCCCCTTCGCCGGGGCTGCTGGAAATGTTCCTCCGCGACGGTGCCCGGCGGTTCGTCTTCGAAGGCCGCGAGTGCGGCGGACACGTCGGACCGCGCAGCAGCTTCGTGTTGTGGGAAAGCTTGTTGGTCGTCCTCGAAGCGTTCGCCAAGAAGAATCCCAGAGAAGTCGCCAAGCTGCATCTGCTGTTCGCCGGCGGCATCCACGATGGCCTCTCCGCCGCGATGGCAACATCGGTTGCCGGCCGTCTGTCGCAATTGGGAGCCAAAGTTGGCGTGCTGATGGGCTCGGCTTATCTGTTCACCAAAGAAGCTGTCGAAGCCGGCGCGATCGTGCCACGCTTTCAAGAGGAAGCGATCCGCAGCCACGACACCGTCCTCTTGGAAACCGGTCCCGGCCACGCGATCCGCTGTATCCGAACCCCTTACCGCGACCTGTTCGATCGCGAGCGGCGACGACTGGCTGGCGAAGGCAAAACAGCCGACGAGATCACACGCGAACTGGAATGGATGAACATCGGGCGGCTGCGCGTCGCCAGCAAAGGAATCGAGCGATCGACGCCCAGCGATGGTGGCAAGAGCAAACTGGAAAACGTCTCCAGCGACAAACAATACGAACGCGGAATGTACATGGTCGGCCAAGTCGCCGCGCTCCGCGACAGCGTGACGACGATCGGCCAACTGCACGCCGATGTCAGCCAAACCGGAACGCAGCGACTGCAACAAGCCGCGGCGAATTTGAACGTCGCTCCCAAACCAAGCTTCACCGATTCGGTCGACGCGCCGCCTCCCTGCGATATCGCGATCGTTGGGATGAGTGCGATGTATCCCGGCGGCAACGAACTGGCGCAGTACTGGGAGAACATCCTCAACAAACACTACGCCGTCACCGAAGTCCCTCGCGATTCGCACTGGGACTGGACGTTGTTCTACGATCCCGACCCGCGAGCTCCCGATAAGATCGTCAGCAAGTGGGGCGGCTTCCTGACCGACCAAGTCTTTAATCCGTTCGAATACGGGATCACGCCGCGAAGCATCGCATCGATCGAACCGCTGCAATTGTTGCTGCTGGAATCGATGAAGCGAACGCTGTCCGACGGCGGTTACGATCGCCGACCTTTCAACCGCGAAACAGCATGTGCGGTGCTGGGCATCGGCGGCGGTGGCAGCCCAATGGGCGTGATGTATGGCATCCGCAGCTCGTTGCCGATCATCGAAACCGCTCCCGAACTTCCGATCGGCGGTCAAGCGATCTACGACGCGGTGAAGAACCATCTGCCCGAGTGGACCGAAGATTCGTTCCCCGGAATTTTGATGAACGTCGCCGTCGGCCGCGTCGCCAACCGGTTTAACCTGGGCGGATCGAACTACGCTCTGGACGCCGCCTGCGCCTCGTCGCTGGCCGCGGTCCACGCCTGCATCCGCGAATTGCAACTGGGAACCACCGACGTCGCGTTTGCGATGGGTGCCGACACCGTGCAAACGCCTTACGCCTTTATGGCCTTCAGCAAAACGCACGCCCTCTCGCCGCAGGGACGCTGCCGTCCGTTCGACGCCGAAGCCGACGGGATCGTGCTCAGCGAAGGCCTTGGCATCGTGATGCTGAAGCGTTTGGCCGACGCCGAGCGCGACGGCGACAAGATCTACGCAGTCATCCGCGGCATCGGCAGCAGCAGCGACGGCAAGGACAAAGGGCTGACCGCCCCCAACGCCACCGGACAGATCCGCGCCCTGCGACGCGCCTACGAACAGGCCCGCGTCGAACCATCGTCGATCGGTTTGGTCGAAGCCCATGGAACGGGAACCGTCGTCGGCGATCGGACCGAAGCAACTTCGGTCGCGACCGTCCTGGACGAATCGGGAGCTCGCCGCCAATCGGTTGCGATCGGCAGCGTTAAATCGATGATCGGTCACAGCAAGTGTGCCGCCGGCGTCGCGGGTCTGATCAAAGCCGCGATGGCCTTGCACACCAAGACCCTGCCGCCGACGCTCGTCGAAACGCCCAGCCCCGCGATCGACTTCCCCAACACCGGGCTGTACCTGAACACCGAGACGCGTCCCTGGATCAACGGCGAAGATCACCCACGTCGCGCCGGAGTCAGTGCGTTCGGATTTGGCGGCACCAACGTCCACTTGGTCCTGGAAGAATACACCGAAGACTTCGCCAATCCGCCCGAGGTCGCTCGCGACCACTGGCCCGCCGAACTGCTGGTCTGGCGAGCGGCGAATCCTGCCGCATTGCGAACCGAACTGACGCGGATCCACGCCTGGCTGGCCGCCGGCGCGATGCCGGAACTGCCCGAATTGGCAGCTTCGCTGGCCGACGCCTTTGAAAAGACAACCGCCTCGGGATGCGTGGCGGCAATCGTTGCCAAGGACCTGGGCCAGCTGACCGACCATCTGGCGATCGCGATCGAAAAATGTGAAGCGACGCCGTTGGCGATCTCCGATCCGCGCGGCATCTACCTCGCCGAGATCGAACCCGAGACCGCGGGCAAGGTCGCGCTGCTGTTCCCCGGCCAAGGAGCGCAATATCCCGACATGCTCGCCGAACTGCTGCTCGCATTCCCCGCGGCACACGCTGCGGTCGATCATGCCGCCGCGGTCTACGACGAACATTTTGCCGGTCGATTTGCTCAACTGATCTATCCGCCATCGCCGTTCTCCGACGCCGATCGCGATGCCAACCGTAAGGCCTTGGCCGACACCGCGGTGGCTCAACCGGCACTCGCCGCCACATCGTGGGCCGCGCTGCAGGTGATCGATGCGTTGGGGATTCGCGCCGATGTCGTCGGCGGTCACAGCTTTGGCGAACTAGTCGCCGTGGCAGCCGCCGAAGCGTTGACGTACGACGATCTGTTGAGCCTTGCCGCGGCGCGTGGCGACGCGATGCGATCGGCCGCTCAACCGCAGCCCGACGGCGGTTTTGCCGGAGCGATGGCGGCGGTTTCCGCCGACGCAGCCACGATTCAAAAGGAGCTATCCGCCGCCGGATTAGCCGAAGCGATCACGATCGCCAACGACAACTCGCCGCAGCAGATCGTGATCTCCGGTCCCACCGCAGCGGTCGACAGCGCGATCGAAAAACTGACGGCCGCCGGAATGCGAGTCGTCAAGTTGGACGTCTCGTGCGCCTTCCATTCGCCGCAAGTCGCCGCCGCTGGAACCGAATTTGCCGAGAAGCTCGATTCGCTCGCGTGGAAAGCTCCGCAGCGAACGGTCTACAGCAACACAACCGCCGCCAAACATCCGGCCGCTCCGGCAGAGATGCTCGCCACGCTCAAGTCGCACCTCGCATCGCCGGTTCGCTTCCGCCAACAGGTTGCCGCGATGTACGCCGACGGCGTGCGAACGTTTATCGAAGTCGGCCCCGGCAGCGCGTTGACCGGTCTGGTCGGGCAAACTCTGCAAGGCCAACCGCACACCGCCGTCTCGATCGATCGACGCGGTCGCGATTCGTTGACTCAATTGGTTCACACGCTGGGCCGCTTGATCACCGCGGGTGTCGACGGCATCCGGCCTTCGGCTCTGTTCGCCGCACGTGCTCCGCAACGCATCGACCTGCGAAAATTGAATTCACAGATCGGCCATCCCGACTATCCTAAGAACGCATGGATGGTCAACGGGATGCGGAACCGCCCGATTAACGAACCGGAAAAACATTATCTGGGCCAGCGTCATCCCGACGCCGACAAACCTCGGCCGGCCGCCACTGGAAACGGCCAACCTGCGAAACAGGAACCCGCCGCCAAACCATCGGCGGCTGCGGCAACCGCGAAACCGATTGCCGCCGCAGCGGAGCTGCAAAAACCACAACAAGTCCCAACACACAAACCTCGTGAAACGAAGCCGCTGCCGCCAGCAGCATCCGCCGCGCCACAGCGGCCGCAAAAACCGACAGCTCCAACTCCCGTTGTTCCATCTGATCAAAACACCATGCAACTAACATCCTCCGCTACGAATCGTCTTCCACAAGAAACCAACGGATCGGCTCAAGCACCCGCTGCCGCTTATCATGACGAAGCGACAGCCGTGATGCTTGGCTACCAACAACTGATGCGTCAGTTCTTGCAAACGCAACGCGATGTGATGGTCACGTACCTGCAAGGGGAAGCTCCCGAAGCCGACAACGGCATGCTCCCACAAGCTGCTCAACCGCAGATCGCTCAGCGACCGCAGCCGACCTACGCGGCGATCAGCCACAACGGCGAAAACGGCCACGCAGCGAAGCCCGCACCGGCGATCCCTGCCGCCGCGCCAGTCGCCGCTGCACCGCCAGCTGCCGTAGCTCCCGCACCCGCGCCGGCGCCAGCTGCTGCACCTGAACCGACACCCGCCGCGCCAGCACCCGCTGCCGCAACGCCTGCGGTTGCCGAACCAGCCGCCGCAGCGCCAACCGACAACGGCCAAGCGGCTCCCGCGTCGATCCAACAAGCCGAAGAAGCGCTGCTGGAACTGGTCGCCGACCGGACCGGATACCCCGTCGACATGCTCGACATGGAAGCGGACCTCGAAGGCGATCTCGGAATCGATTCGATCAAGCGAGTCGAGATCCTGGGGAACCTCGCCGAAGTCCTGCAGCTTGCTGGCGACGGCGAAGATCTGGAAGATACGCTGGAACTGGAGAAATTGACGACGCTTCGCACGCTGCGAGGAATCGTCGACTATCTCGATGAAGCGATCTTCAGCGACGACGCAAAAAAAAAAGTGACGTCGTAG
- a CDS encoding SDR family NAD(P)-dependent oxidoreductase yields the protein MESTPPAPEASPAAEVVDDGTIPISRGGVRLIPAPLGSNLGAGILPAGTVVITCDDRGIANKVVERFDMFDHPTVLLRHVDGKPLDLSTIDDVIEADLSDAAVIDALIPALRQHHDALAGLIHLSPLSQFSDTDTLVDRARRDSRSLYLLARAMESDLTEAAKNGSAVLLAATAIDGRLGYGTSADQPIARAAHGGILGLVKCIGLEWPDVLVRAVDISPEMNTATTFDAIAAELGQSTGPLEIGVSSASRITWEPIAATIDPANENKLVLEPGEVIVMTGGARGITAEMAVGLAKKYQPQLVLLGRSQLPEQVEPAEIAAATSDVELKSALIQLAKARGETPKPAEIGRQANRIMAAREIRQTLDRIRQAGGHADYRSVDVSDRESFAAMLQNIQAEYGQIAGVVHGAGVIEDKLLRDKTPDSFDRVFNTKVHSTAGLIDAIAPNQLKFLALFASVASRFGNRGQSDYAAANEVLGKVACTLNQAWPQTRTFAVAWGPWAEIGMVADLEKHLTARGLTLIPPPLGVQMFLDEIASGDRGTPEVIIAGGAEQLATPN from the coding sequence GTGGAATCAACGCCCCCAGCGCCCGAAGCATCACCAGCCGCAGAGGTCGTCGACGACGGAACGATTCCGATCTCGCGAGGTGGCGTGCGGTTGATCCCCGCGCCATTGGGCAGCAACCTGGGTGCTGGGATCTTGCCCGCCGGAACCGTGGTCATCACCTGCGATGACCGCGGGATCGCCAACAAAGTCGTCGAACGTTTTGACATGTTCGACCATCCCACCGTTCTGCTGCGTCATGTCGACGGCAAACCGTTGGACCTGTCGACGATCGACGATGTGATCGAAGCCGATCTCAGCGACGCCGCGGTGATCGATGCTCTGATCCCAGCTCTGCGTCAGCACCACGACGCCCTGGCCGGACTGATCCATCTATCGCCTCTGTCGCAGTTTAGCGACACCGACACCCTTGTCGATCGCGCACGCCGCGATTCCCGTTCGCTCTACCTGTTGGCTCGGGCGATGGAATCGGATCTCACCGAAGCGGCTAAGAACGGCAGCGCAGTCCTGCTGGCAGCAACCGCCATCGACGGACGACTCGGCTACGGCACGTCGGCCGACCAACCAATCGCTCGCGCCGCCCATGGCGGTATCTTGGGTCTGGTTAAATGCATCGGCTTGGAATGGCCCGACGTCTTGGTTCGCGCCGTCGATATCTCCCCCGAAATGAACACCGCCACGACGTTTGATGCCATCGCGGCGGAACTGGGACAGTCGACAGGACCGCTGGAAATTGGTGTCAGCAGTGCTAGCCGGATCACCTGGGAACCGATCGCCGCGACGATCGATCCCGCCAACGAAAACAAGCTGGTTCTGGAACCAGGTGAAGTGATCGTGATGACCGGTGGCGCCCGAGGGATCACCGCCGAGATGGCGGTCGGCCTGGCGAAGAAGTATCAACCGCAATTGGTTTTGCTGGGACGGTCTCAATTGCCCGAACAGGTTGAACCGGCGGAGATCGCTGCCGCGACCAGCGACGTCGAACTGAAATCCGCCCTGATCCAACTGGCCAAAGCGCGAGGCGAAACGCCCAAACCGGCCGAGATCGGACGCCAAGCGAATCGCATCATGGCGGCTCGCGAGATCCGGCAAACGTTGGATCGAATCCGGCAGGCCGGCGGTCACGCCGACTACCGATCGGTCGACGTCTCGGATCGCGAATCGTTTGCCGCCATGCTGCAGAACATCCAAGCCGAATACGGCCAGATCGCCGGAGTGGTCCACGGCGCGGGAGTGATCGAAGACAAGCTGTTGCGCGACAAGACTCCCGATTCGTTCGATCGCGTCTTCAACACCAAAGTCCACAGCACAGCGGGACTGATCGATGCGATCGCCCCGAACCAATTGAAGTTCCTCGCCCTGTTTGCTTCGGTCGCCAGCCGATTTGGCAACCGCGGACAGAGCGACTACGCGGCGGCGAACGAGGTCCTGGGAAAAGTCGCCTGCACGCTGAACCAAGCCTGGCCACAAACGCGGACCTTCGCGGTCGCTTGGGGACCGTGGGCGGAAATTGGAATGGTCGCCGACCTGGAGAAGCATCTCACAGCGCGCGGGCTGACCCTGATCCCACCACCGCTGGGCGTGCAGATGTTCCTCGACGAAATCGCCAGCGGAGATCGGGGAACCCCCGAAGTGATCATCGCCGGCGGCGCAGAACAGCTGGCCACGCCGAACTAG